The following proteins come from a genomic window of Miscanthus floridulus cultivar M001 chromosome 2, ASM1932011v1, whole genome shotgun sequence:
- the LOC136536006 gene encoding uncharacterized protein codes for MNRKPNAHGAWIYLENEFLGQCESRALMLSAEFRTVKQGSASITNFCRRLETMAATLSDFGDPIGDRTLVLTLLRGLNGKFRPMVSNLKMRQPFPTFEEARTLLLLKEIDIDDVATSEAAGALDPPPSSTTTALVTAPRPPAGRSYAGQG; via the coding sequence ATGAACCGCAAGCCGAACGCGCACGGCGCGTGGATCTACCTCGAGAACGAGTTCCTCGGCCAATGCGAATCGCGCGCCCTAATGCTCTCAGCGGAGTTCCGCACGGTGAAACAGGGGTCAGCCTCCATCACCAACTTCTGCCGCCGTCTTGAAACAATGGCGGCAACCCTCAGCGACTTCGGCGATCCGATCGGGGATCGAACTTTGGTCCTGACTCTTCTTCGCGGGCTCAATGGCAAGTTCCGGCCAATGGTTTCCAACCTCAAGATGCGGCAACCCTTCCCCACCTTTGAGGAGGCTCGCACGCTCCTCTTGCTCAAGGAGATCGACATCGACGACGTTGCTACAAGCGAAGCCGCCGGGGCATTGGACCCGCCACCATCCTCCACGACAACTGCACTCGTCACTGCCCCGCGCCCTCCTGCTGGGCGCTCCTACGCAGGCCAGGGCTAG